The proteins below are encoded in one region of Salmo salar chromosome ssa02, Ssal_v3.1, whole genome shotgun sequence:
- the LOC106592701 gene encoding nanos homolog 3, which yields MFSQLQDKPPYMESENKSFQPWRDYMKLADLVREMQLGKFTPEPLTVEGHDSGICSTMVEFEEFPPRALLSPITPAATPPLWHEMEPLDSEIVPVRKDAALRPSSTEGPEPPTAASRSSAGTRGQRERKKAPEEVSSPERKICSFCKHNGESESVFGSHNLKDQDGGVVCPYLRHYICPLCGATKAQAHTKRFCPRVETTYSSVYVK from the coding sequence ATGTTTAGTCAACTCCAAGACAAACCGCCTTACATGGAGTCCGAAAACAAGAGTTTCCAACCGTGGCGTGACTACATGAAGCTAGCTGACCTAGTGCGGGAGATGCAGTTAGGCAAGTTCACCCCAGAACCGTTAACCGTTGAGGGTCATGACTCCGGGATATGCTCGACCATGGTGGAATTTGAAGAGTTCCCGCCGCGAGCCTTGCTGTCACCGATAACACCTGCGGCGACACCACCACTATGGCACGAAATGGAACCCCTGGATTCCGAAATCGTCCCCGTGCGTAAAGACGCTGCTTTACGTCCGAGCAGCACCGAGGGTCCCGAGCCCCCTACAGCGGCGTCTAGATCCTCGGCGGGTACCCGgggccagagggagagaaagaaggcgCCGGAGGAGGTGTCATCACCTGAGCGCAAGATCTGCAGCTTCTGTAAACACAACGGGGAGTCAGAGTCTGTGTTTGGGTCCCACAATCTAAAGGACCAGGATGGGGGCGTGGTGTGCCCGTACCTGCGGCATTATATCTGCCCTCTCTGCGGGGCCACTAAGGCCCAAGCCCACACCAAGCGCTTCTGTCCCCGGGTCGAAACCACCTACAGCTCTGTCTATGTCAAGTGA